From Candidatus Deferrimicrobium sp., a single genomic window includes:
- a CDS encoding AtpZ/AtpI family protein has translation MTDRQDRKAFFRELGKYSALGLEMALSVVIGMAIGYYLDRWLGTGPWLMIVWISLGFAAGVRSLYRAAVRSGKDLERDEEQRRKPGGP, from the coding sequence ATGACCGATCGACAGGACCGAAAGGCATTCTTCCGGGAACTGGGGAAGTACAGCGCCCTCGGTCTCGAGATGGCGCTGTCGGTCGTCATCGGGATGGCGATCGGGTACTACCTCGACCGGTGGCTCGGGACCGGGCCGTGGCTGATGATCGTCTGGATCAGCCTCGGGTTCGCCGCGGGGGTGCGCAGCCTCTACCGCGCCGCCGTGCGTTCCGGGAAAGACCTGGAGCGGGACGAGGAGCAGCGGAGGAAGCCCGGTGGGCCGTGA
- a CDS encoding ATP synthase subunit I — MGRDAPDRLSLRSLTNRILLSAGLILGGIGVAVAAGAADVSMLPGAVCGAGIAFGNFFLIRKILEKAFSGGGTVNKWFIVQYTLKFLGLIGVVYLVVRYGGFNLLGFLLGLSSLFLGVLLEALARSFEPNA, encoded by the coding sequence GTGGGCCGTGACGCCCCGGACCGGTTGTCGCTGCGGTCGCTGACGAACCGGATCCTCCTCTCCGCGGGGCTGATCCTCGGGGGTATCGGGGTCGCGGTCGCGGCGGGAGCGGCGGACGTCTCGATGCTTCCCGGAGCGGTGTGCGGCGCCGGCATCGCGTTCGGGAACTTCTTCCTCATAAGGAAGATCCTGGAGAAGGCGTTTTCTGGCGGTGGAACGGTCAATAAGTGGTTCATCGTCCAGTACACGCTGAAGTTCCTCGGGCTGATCGGGGTGGTCTACCTCGTCGTCCGGTACGGCGGGTTCAACCTGTTGGGGTTTCTGCTCGGGCTCTCCTCGCTCTTCCTCGGAGTCCTTCTCGAGGCGCTGGCGAGGTCGTTCGAACCAAACGCGTGA